From Bactrocera oleae isolate idBacOlea1 chromosome 4, idBacOlea1, whole genome shotgun sequence:
caaatttttcaccCTTCTATGGATTTGTACATAATAGTTCTTTTTACCGATTATCTATTAATACTtcttctaaataaatttattaatgttaaaCTGCTTGTtagcagttgaaattttttgagaAGTTTGACTACACTccaatcgaaatttttttttgacgggttgagttgaaaaccataacaccgaatttcaaaacttcaaccaaaatgCAGTTGGGTTGAAAAACGTAAAAGCGCCATAATCTGATCtctgattttcgtttttttggGTATAAGctaaaccaatattcgaataaaAACATAGAAATTGCCATATGGCCACCAAACATTCTAAACTTTATCATCACTGCTAAGCGAATAATACTCGTAAAACAAGTAATGtataatttagttaaatttatttgaataagtttttgattattttgcgaacagacaaattaatataaatcagAGAAAACTCTTAAATATTGCTAAGGATTTCGTGTTTAGTTATGTTTCGTGAATATGTTTGTTAAACTGGTACAATATCTTTCGTATTTGATAAttctttgtttgcttttttttaagttattaaatTCGGatactttttcatatatatttaggaAAATGTATAATACCCCGAAACATAGttttatagaaattaataaTTGCTATGGTAACGAATTAAGGTTTTGTAAATTGCCCTTGTGAAGTCTTAATATAGTGAATACGAGTTTACATATATGAGTCCTTAGTCCTtgttttaaagaatattttattattcattacTAAAAAAGGTAGATATTTGAATTCATCGACGGAAATTATTTCGATTTAGGGATTTATAACTCGCAAGGATATAATATATGGGTATGCATGTACGTAATTAAAACGGAACTCCTTAAGGAGATTCCATACTATAGTAAGATGAGTTTTTATTAGCATATACACAAGAATATTCGAATTCCTCTTCGGTTAATACTAAAAATCCTAAATCcatatgaaattttgtttagaaaaatagaaaatgttaATATCGATTTATAAACTTATTAAAGATGGCAAGTGAATGAAATGCATGAAATGGTGTGTAAAATTCTGCATTTAACGataaacttaaacaaaaattgatagCATTATAGGTAGAAAGATTACGAGTATATGAATTGTAAACGATATTTCGATGGTTTCATGAAAAGCTCCATACCACTAGCAGAGAAATGCGATAGGCATGCCCTATATTTGTTGAATAATATGGTCGAATAAGAGttactaataaattttttctaattaagacacacatatacatatgaatgtttgCAAGTAAGCATGCCAATATTTTCCACTACATACGCGTTATAAAATAAACTAGATTGGAAATGGAACATTTATCTTGTACGTGCGaaatactaatttaaaattgattttatctCTTTGTATTGTAATTGTAACGTTTTCTGTTTTGGATGTATGGGCGGCGGAAAAgagtacaaaattatttttcttcagAACTCAGTCCCTCAAAGAATCTCACAGCTATCATATCTCTCCCGCCAAACGAAATGCATCCCCGATAGCCACAAGCGTTCTCGTAAAGTTAATGTTGTTATTCCCCTCCTTCCCGCCACATTACGCATGCTCCCCATTCCTCTGGTCTCTACATTAAATACAATCGCCCTCTACCTCCTCCTGATTCACATCCTGATCGAATTCATCGTCAGCGGTAGCCTCCTGGTATTGTTGGTATTCGGACACCAAATCGTTCATATTACTCTCCGCTTCGGTGAACTCCATCTCATCCATACCCTCGCCTGTGTACCAATGCAAGAAAGCTTTGCGCCTGAACATCGCCGAAAATTGCTCTGAAATACGTTTGAAGAGCTCTTGTATGGCGGTTGTATTACCAATAAAGGTTGAGGACATCTTCAATCCCTTGGGTGGGATATCACATACGGCCGTCTTCACATTATTCGGTATCCATTCAACAAAGTAGGAGCTATTCTTATTTTGCACTGCTAACATTTGTTCGTCAACCTCTTTCATGGACATACGACCGCGGAAAACGGCAGCGACAGTCAAGTATCGGCCGTGTCGAGGATCACAGGCGGCCATCATGTTTTTGGCGTCAAACATTTGTTGTGTCAACTCGGGTACGGTCAGAGCACGATATTGTTGAGAACCCCGCGAAGTGAGTGGCGCAAAACCGGGCATAAAGAAGTGCAGACGTGGGAAGGGTACCATGTTCACAGCTAATTTACGAAGATCGGCATTCAGTTGACCGGGGAAGCGTAAGCAAGTGGTCACACCGGACATGGTAAGCGATACGAGATGATTGAGATCGCCATAACTTGGGTTCGATACCTTCAATGTGCGGAAACAAATGTCGTAGAGTGCCTCGTTGTCAATGCAATAAGTTTCATCAGTATTTTCCACCAACTGATGTATGGAGAGAGTGGCATTATATGGCTCGACGACAGTGTCAGATACCTTGGGTGAAGGTACTACCGAGTAGGTATTCATTATACGATCTGGATACTCTTCGCgtatttttgaaattagtaACGTGCCCATACCAGAGCCAGTGCCGCCACCCAATGAGTGCGTCAATTGAAAGCCCTAAGGTGAAAAACAATAATGATTATAAATAGTACATACATTTTAAGTGCTAATAAAACTTACTTGCAAGCAGTCACAGTTCTCGCATTCTTTACGTACTACATCCAACACATTATCCACCAGTTCCGCACCTTCGGTGTAATGACCTTTAGCCCAATTATTACCGGCTCCCGACTGGCCGAATACGAAGTTGTCTGGACGGAAAAGTTGTCCATAGGGGCCGGAGCGCACCGATTCCATGGTACCTGGCTCGAGATCGAGAAGAATGGCACGGGGCACATATTTGCCGCCAGAGGAACGCGTCACAGCTAGAAAAGTACACAAACCATATCGTatgcaagtaaataaaaaagagtgtaatcgaacatttcatagttttgcaacttgcaaggaacaaagcCGGGGGAACAacttcaggttttggcaaaactttatatcaaactaaggaaaATATCGgcgtgatttcattcatttaaagaAAGGGGGTACACTGActttttctgaatttcattaagatttcttacaaacagccgatagatgcggtataaagtaaatcggaggtttgaaaatatttatgttaggtatatgggggctaagggagtGCCGACCAgcttttacacatttttggcataaacACAAAGAGTTAGACggaattttatagttttttatatgGGAATTATAATGTCTAATAGAAATGTTGGGAGTAGTTCCTGAGGTATAGGATTTCGCCTAAATGTGGTCGGTGCAATGTAAGggacgtccaattttcacaCCAGAACCTAAAAGGCCCTTCTCTTCCATTTTGGTTGTAAAATCtaatgcttgtggctcatttatgcagtgagttatagtacttttagtagtagtggttattatccgattttacctattttcacagAGTTTGAAGAGGTGATAAAATCACATCACAGAACGCAAGTTAGGTTGATATATTttaagcggtttggaagatatataaatttagggggcggagccacgcccacttaaaaaaaattattttgcccACAGGTGTCCCTGGCTACTGCGatctcctgtaccaaattatGTGGGTGTGGCAATGGTCCCATTCCGCtcaccaagtttcatcaagatatctgaatttttactcaagttattgcttgtATGGACACACAGACAGACTGTGAACCGGATTCCAACTCGTCTcgccatcctgatcatttatatgtatataaccctatatatctatctccattagttttaggtgatacaaacaaccgttaggtaaacaaaactattatactctgtagcaacattttgtaagagtataaaaaagttaagaaaacaAAAGAGTGAGAGTATGTACATCACTCGATAGTATTTGATTGGGTAGAAAATGAAAGGCGCATGTCTTAGACGTTACTTGGAATAGATGGGAGAGGTTTTTTATGGAATTATGTAGAAATATGTGCCAACGGCATTGGAAATTGTTAAACCCAGTTTATATACTACATAAAAGATAATTGTGATTGTCTTTACGAAAACATATAGTAGAAGtagttaataatatttatttccatatacacaaaaaaaaatttcgaacatCAGCTATAAAATACCCTGTCTACAAGTACAATGCCATGGCACTCTATTTGGCGAACttgcaaatgcaaatgtaaTTCCCCCCTTTTCTAATTCTCTTACATCCGTTTCTGCGATGATATTACCGcaaattatcttttttttaaattgcacgTGTGACAATGACTACCGACTGAAACTTAAATGTACATCGTAGAACTCTTAAAACTTAGAAAAAGTTCGAAATGAAAAGTTTCGGGGTTGCTTTAAATATTTGCCATCTGGAACAAATCTCattttatagatttatttaattgGATTTTTTACCTGAAGCTTCATTGTAATAAACGCTAACCCGCTCCAATTGTAAATCGCTGTCGCCATTGTAAATTCCATTGCTGTCGATTCCATGCTCTTCCGAGATGATCTCCCAAAACTTAAAAGGACAGAGAAGGAAAAATTAGAATACGTAAGATCGTAATTGTATAAgcatctttaacaaaaaaaccaaattttttagcaaaattcgaatataattttttaacatattttctattaaatagGGATCTTTTCAAGACTTTTCAAATAGGTATGCAGACAGGCACATAGGGATGGGATCACTTCAAgtaagttggaaaaattaaaaaagaggtAATAAAAACGTGATGATAACTCATAAAGCTTGGATTGCTTTTTGTTGTGATTTCCAAACACTAACCAAATAGAAGCTGAGTAGCATACGCTTCTTCAACGGCTtcattaacatattttattttatttaattcaattctAATCTGTCGTCGATATTGTCGCAATTAGCAAAAGCTTGTGTTTAATTCATTAAGTTGTGTTAGATGTATTTGGAATGACACTTTCGAGCTCAATGACTAGATTTAAAAGCGTGTGCGTGTCTTGGTTTGAGTGtagaaacatatttatatgtttatatatatatatatgtacaatgccATGGCACTCTACTTATTTACAGCCTGTGGTATGTTTTAGGCTGCCACTATATTTGGGCATAAATTACACACGTACCCTATTCAGAAAATTAATACGAGTAACATCATGTACATATACTTGCTTGATATAATTGTATAAAACGTAGTAGAATATTCTTTGagtacttaaatttaaaatgaaaacctGGCATTTCGAAGCTGAAAATTAACCAGgattaatacaccctgttcagtgtataattaGGATGTATTATTGTGgtgataaattgaaaatttcatgtaattctaaataataaattcattcGAAGTCCAAAAATAAAGCATTGAAAGATTAATGATTTGTGACTCTCGAAAACACCTACAGATGTATggaatatgtacacatgtatttatAGTTGAAATGACAGTTTATCGACTACTTAAACCTCCACCACACAGCTATGTTCTTCACTCTGTGTTGCCCTGATTTAGAGCtaaatttaaactaactgtatctGCGCATAgagtatacataaaaatatacatatcggTGTGTGCGGTGTCAGCTAAAAATGCTTTCCGGTTGCGATTGAGTGGAGCGGAGTGGAGTTTCCACAACTTAACACTTGGGCACAGCGGCGCCTTTTCCCCAAGACACTCTCAACTGGGAACGCGCCAACTTTCCTATGTGCC
This genomic window contains:
- the betaTub60D gene encoding tubulin beta-3 chain translates to MREIVHLQAGQCGNQIGAKFWEIISEEHGIDSNGIYNGDSDLQLERVSVYYNEASAVTRSSGGKYVPRAILLDLEPGTMESVRSGPYGQLFRPDNFVFGQSGAGNNWAKGHYTEGAELVDNVLDVVRKECENCDCLQGFQLTHSLGGGTGSGMGTLLISKIREEYPDRIMNTYSVVPSPKVSDTVVEPYNATLSIHQLVENTDETYCIDNEALYDICFRTLKVSNPSYGDLNHLVSLTMSGVTTCLRFPGQLNADLRKLAVNMVPFPRLHFFMPGFAPLTSRGSQQYRALTVPELTQQMFDAKNMMAACDPRHGRYLTVAAVFRGRMSMKEVDEQMLAVQNKNSSYFVEWIPNNVKTAVCDIPPKGLKMSSTFIGNTTAIQELFKRISEQFSAMFRRKAFLHWYTGEGMDEMEFTEAESNMNDLVSEYQQYQEATADDEFDQDVNQEEVEGDCI